A portion of the Mytilus galloprovincialis chromosome 12, xbMytGall1.hap1.1, whole genome shotgun sequence genome contains these proteins:
- the LOC143053813 gene encoding uncharacterized protein LOC143053813 isoform X1 → MLTFTLLFGLIAGALCIPPPTREEDALMNLLSPEQFSKFTAESKHPLPAHSTRTSFKHKYVYCNGGIADYKSGTTIDITATTSVSGTAHTKAAQIIARMVKYMPSAICNSVAGQVKIGVFTKSEGMMIYPYNHYVADRAECRGICSGACKNTCTPDGRKYGTLAGSGGRTTTILDDNILCNAADPYLHTFNVLVHEFTHSVHTYGVDAAMKTRITNSYNAARAHRTWEMSSYSMSSEGEYLAQGASAYFNTNRGISHGNYMNECSNSVLCANEAAMRYHLWAKDKELYSILSYIYTSNHAEKPSGLHVCV, encoded by the exons ATGTTAACATTTACATTGCTGTTTGGATTAATTGCAG gtGCACTCTGTATTCCTCCACCAACTAGGGAAGAAGATGCTTTAATGAATTTACTTTC ACCTGAACAATTTTCCAAGTTTACAGCAGAGTCCAAACATCCACTTCCAGCTCATTCGACAAGAACATCTTTCAAACATAAATATGTATATTGCAATGGTGGGATTGCAGATTATAAATCAGGAACAACTATTGATATAACAGCAACGACATCCGTGTCTGGTACAGCTCATACCAAG GCGGCCCAAATAATTGCACGAATGGTGAAGTATATGCCTTCTGCTATATGCAACAGTGTTGCAGGACAAGTTAAAATTGGAGTATTTACAAAATCTGAGGGCATGATGATATATCCATACAATCATTATGTTGCTGATAGAGCTGAGTGTAGAG GTATTTGTTCAGGTGCTTGTAAAAATACTTGTACCCCTGACGGTAGGAAATATGGAACCTTAGCCGGATCTGGAGGGCGTACCACCACAATCCTTGATGACAATATACTTTGTAACGCAGCCGATCCATACTTACATACATTTAATGTACTGGTTCACGAATTCACTCATTCAGTTCATACCTATGGTGTAGACGCCGCAATGAAAACAAGG ATTACCAATTCCTATAACGCTGCCAGGGCACATCGTACCTGGGAAATGTCTTCATACTCAATGTCTAGTGAAGGGGAATATCTAGCGCAAGGGGCGTCAGCATACTTCAACACCAATCGTGGAATATCACATGGAAACTATATGAATGA gtgTTCGAATAGTGTTCTCTGTGCAAACGAAGCGGCTATGAGATATCATCTGTGGGCAAAGGATAAAGAACTGTACAGCATTCTCTCTTATATATATACCAGTAATCATGCTGAAAAACCCAGCGGCCTCCATGTCTGTGTATGA